TCCGCCTCGATCGACATGAGACCACGGATGCTGACGTAGCCCGCGACGAGGTCGATGTAGTCGGGCCGCGCCGACTGATGGGTAAGCCAGAAGCGCAAACGGCAGGCGATGGTCTGGCCCGCGCGGTTCAACCAGAGCCCGGACATCACCAACCGCCTTCCTGCCTGAACAGGTCGCCTTGGGCGGGGCCTTCCCTGCCGGGAAGAGGCGGGATCGTGCGCAGGTAGGAGTCGATCACGTCCGCGATCGGCTTACGGCGCGTCAGGGCCAGGAAGTCCGGCACGTCGTCGTGGCCAAGCCCAGGCGGGGGCTCCTCCAGTTGGTGGACGTGCAGTACCTGGGTGGACGGAAGCAGCATCTCGTACGTCTGACGCGTCCATCCGCGGCCCTCTTGGACCTTGTTGGCCATCGCCTCGGTCAACAGGCCGTAGTGCGGCATATATCCCTTGATCGGGTCATCCGTCAACGGACGAAGCGTCATCGATGGGTGAGGGAACACAATGCCGCTCGTGTCGTCCAAGTCCACGACCAGACCCGACGTCTTAGCTGCCGCCGCCAACACGTAGAGGCAGCCCGTACTGCCGAAGCGACCCTTCTCAACGAAGATCACGCGCTCATGCGTGAACGGCGATGGACGCCCCTCCGGCGCGATCCGGGAGAGCGTGACCTTCGCTTCCTGGTAGCTCGTCGAGTTCTCAAGTTCCTTCAGCAGGTGACGAACGGTTTTCGCGCCGTGGAACACCTCGGCGGCGATGACGTGGGTCAGCCAGTGGGCGAGGAAGGTATCCGTCATTGCTTCCGCCGGGTAGCGGGCGATCAAGCCCGCCATCACCTCGATCATCGAGGGGAAGGGGAGCAGGTCTTCGTGGACGATGCCGATCCGCTCCAGGTAGTCGAGAGCGTGGGTGATGCTGCCGGCGGCGAGTCGAGCGACCTCTTCGACCTGGGAAGGCTCGGCATGGACGGCACGACCTCCCCGGAATTCAGGCGGGAGGAGGTGTTGGATGATCTGGTTGACGGATCGGAGGTTGACGACCTTGCCCATGTTGCGCGCTTCGGCATGGCGCAGCAGCGGGCCGGTGATGTCGCGTTGGAGTGGCCGGAACCGACAGGTCAG
This is a stretch of genomic DNA from Saccharothrix ecbatanensis. It encodes these proteins:
- a CDS encoding DUF262 domain-containing protein gives rise to the protein MSEPTMKIEELIELLTSGRVDVLECQRPFQRDARWVAKLIGSTVADCPWGAVLFWVPDDSNRPLGGRYQQDTAADYFVIDGGQRLTALVAALGKQPPWIPEDEWVAMDGPSLAVSVGLTRNDDVRMRPTSSSAQGDIPLGELLSGTPIEDLLDRAGLAQRKGLIQKLADVASEIKNFEVHVEWIKGTEEHAEQCFLRRNEKSQQMALKTEQFQISVLTCRFRPLQRDITGPLLRHAEARNMGKVVNLRSVNQIIQHLLPPEFRGGRAVHAEPSQVEEVARLAAGSITHALDYLERIGIVHEDLLPFPSMIEVMAGLIARYPAEAMTDTFLAHWLTHVIAAEVFHGAKTVRHLLKELENSTSYQEAKVTLSRIAPEGRPSPFTHERVIFVEKGRFGSTGCLYVLAAAAKTSGLVVDLDDTSGIVFPHPSMTLRPLTDDPIKGYMPHYGLLTEAMANKVQEGRGWTRQTYEMLLPSTQVLHVHQLEEPPPGLGHDDVPDFLALTRRKPIADVIDSYLRTIPPLPGREGPAQGDLFRQEGGW